Proteins encoded in a region of the Paenibacillus sp. W2I17 genome:
- a CDS encoding VOC family protein, with the protein MMIEELKLYTTRLEDLKHFYRDTLGMVVSNATDQTFNLQVGRTKMIFKQGETDHEPFYLVAWLIPTNRFKQAKQWATSRVVLSREGNRDETYSANWDSHSLYFEDPAGNIIELIAHHRIQNESDHDFSTQDILQVCEVGLVADDVLSTVNELQRIGLTRWGEVSDTFAPVGDVHGLFIVVKKDRTWFFSKQKAEIYPLEVSIHGVGKLRIG; encoded by the coding sequence ATGATGATTGAAGAATTAAAGTTATATACAACACGGCTGGAGGACCTCAAGCATTTTTATCGTGATACGTTGGGAATGGTGGTGTCCAATGCGACAGATCAGACCTTCAACCTGCAGGTTGGAAGGACAAAGATGATTTTCAAACAGGGTGAAACAGATCATGAGCCCTTTTATCTTGTGGCCTGGTTGATTCCAACGAATCGGTTCAAGCAAGCGAAGCAGTGGGCTACATCACGTGTTGTTTTAAGCAGGGAAGGAAATCGGGATGAGACGTACTCTGCTAATTGGGACTCTCATTCTCTCTATTTCGAAGATCCGGCAGGCAATATTATCGAGCTGATTGCTCATCATCGTATTCAAAACGAGAGTGACCATGACTTCTCGACTCAAGATATATTACAGGTGTGTGAGGTTGGACTGGTGGCGGATGATGTTCTGTCTACGGTGAATGAGCTTCAGCGGATTGGACTCACGCGCTGGGGTGAGGTTAGTGATACCTTTGCTCCTGTAGGAGATGTACATGGTTTATTTATTGTGGTGAAGAAGGATCGGACGTGGTTTTTCTCCAAGCAAAAAGCAGAGATCTATCCGCTGGAAGTATCCATCCATGGCGTAGGCAAGCTTCGAATTGGCTAA
- a CDS encoding VOC family protein, whose product MITGIFETHLNVTDLERSHHFYETVLGLPHAYGQKERGNSFYWIGGKGNAMLGLWQKEPSEVKRQHFAFHVSLEDMKHAVAHLENKGIKTQNFLNDDIGELYVFGWMPAVSVYFTDPDGHLLEFIAMLPDEAKPELGMVPWSKWEEMQEKNI is encoded by the coding sequence ATGATTACAGGCATATTTGAAACACATCTAAACGTGACGGATCTGGAGAGATCCCATCACTTCTATGAAACGGTCCTAGGTTTACCTCATGCCTACGGGCAGAAAGAACGTGGAAACTCCTTCTACTGGATTGGTGGAAAAGGCAATGCCATGCTGGGATTGTGGCAAAAGGAACCTTCCGAGGTGAAGCGTCAGCACTTTGCTTTTCATGTATCTCTGGAGGATATGAAACATGCGGTGGCTCACTTGGAGAACAAAGGAATCAAGACACAGAACTTCCTGAATGATGATATCGGTGAACTGTACGTCTTCGGCTGGATGCCTGCGGTATCTGTGTATTTTACCGATCCGGATGGTCATTTGCTTGAATTCATCGCCATGCTCCCGGATGAAGCGAAGCCTGAACTTGGTATGGTGCCATGGAGTAAGTGGGAGGAGATGCAGGAGAAGAACATATGA